Proteins from one Cyanobacteria bacterium FACHB-DQ100 genomic window:
- the psbN gene encoding photosystem II reaction center protein PsbN, whose translation MEPAFALNISICAAIVGITGFAIYTAFGPPSANLEDPFEDHED comes from the coding sequence ATGGAACCCGCATTCGCACTGAATATCTCGATTTGCGCTGCGATCGTTGGAATCACCGGATTCGCGATCTATACGGCGTTTGGTCCACCTTCCGCGAATTTGGAAGATCCGTTTGAAGATCATGAAGACTAA
- a CDS encoding uracil-DNA glycosylase, with the protein MVNDEQISLFDIPATEPSTPSGFDPELIPTSAKIPIPTGTYQTMEQMSAHCNHCHRCDLGASRTHAVIGRGNLNAPIMIVGEGPGQTEDETGVPFVGRSGQLLDRILAAVHLTTEEHVFICNVVKCRPPENRTPTTDEAEACKGYLSEQIRMVNPKIILLTGATAMRALVGIKQGITKVRGQWIEKDDRFYMPIFHPAYLLRNQSKEKGSPKWLMWQDIQAVRAKLDEIQAK; encoded by the coding sequence ATGGTGAACGACGAACAAATCAGCCTGTTTGATATTCCTGCGACCGAGCCATCGACACCGAGTGGCTTTGATCCGGAGTTGATTCCGACGAGCGCAAAGATTCCAATTCCCACAGGCACGTATCAAACAATGGAGCAGATGAGCGCTCATTGTAATCACTGTCATCGCTGCGATTTGGGAGCCTCACGGACTCATGCAGTGATTGGGCGCGGTAACTTGAATGCACCGATCATGATTGTGGGCGAAGGGCCAGGACAAACTGAGGACGAAACGGGTGTGCCGTTTGTCGGTCGATCGGGGCAATTGCTCGATCGCATTCTCGCCGCTGTGCATCTCACAACCGAGGAGCACGTTTTTATCTGTAACGTGGTGAAGTGCCGTCCGCCGGAAAACCGCACTCCGACGACCGATGAAGCAGAAGCGTGCAAAGGATACTTGTCCGAGCAGATTCGTATGGTGAATCCGAAGATCATTTTGCTGACGGGCGCGACAGCGATGAGGGCGCTGGTTGGCATCAAGCAAGGGATTACGAAGGTGCGGGGGCAGTGGATCGAGAAGGACGATCGCTTCTATATGCCGATTTTTCACCCTGCTTATCTGTTGAGAAATCAATCGAAAGAGAAGGGCAGCCCCAAATGGTTGATGTGGCAGGATATTCAAGCGGTGAGAGCGAAGCTTGACGAAATTCAGGCTAAGTAA
- a CDS encoding chromosome segregation ATPase: protein MTRDRGISNRRNPKPSRRSSNRTPEKQPIKTVKEPPHSEGKLDRMAIVDRFHRLKKWLLNDWRAMIALGFVVTGGTTALSLAFLFKLPAVPNCPSIFWPLASASLRLHCAEIAANKRTTKDLLEAIELVKSLPPDHPLYNEAKRFIELWAQEILNLGEEAFQAGRLDEAISTAKKVPRIGSAYQQVEDKITRWEQIWTSAETLYRKAEDALRKQRVQIALTEAGRLLSIDNIFWQTTKYQELSNKITATREDITKIGKAKNLVESGGVKNFLEAIKLLTSIGNQSYVYQVAQEAIGETSQKMLDFAEAALDRKDLTTALDVIRQIPTSANLQKEVEDFETLASAVSRIWNGAPEDYDAAIAQAQKVGSDRPLFSRAQRLIARWQAEKVDIAQLNRARQLAQSTRPEDLQAAIATAAQIPSSNPKAKEARQLIDQITTEFQSSEDRPLIDQAEQIANRGDASSLQQAIDLLSRISSRRALGQEAATKRQQYARQLQSIRDQERAATQPDPLVQDRIEGNALAEQTLQEARTIANGGTVDTIADAIRKADSVALSSPMREEARSLIDQWSQQLLQTAMSQASADPAGAIAIAQKIPLGTSAHEQAQSLIPLWQQNLRR, encoded by the coding sequence ATGACCAGAGATCGCGGCATTTCCAATCGTCGGAACCCTAAACCGTCACGTCGATCGAGCAATCGCACTCCGGAGAAACAACCGATTAAAACGGTTAAAGAACCTCCTCACAGTGAGGGAAAGCTAGATCGAATGGCGATCGTCGATCGATTTCATCGGCTCAAAAAATGGCTACTGAACGACTGGAGAGCCATGATTGCCCTGGGGTTTGTAGTGACCGGAGGCACCACCGCCTTGTCGCTTGCGTTTCTGTTCAAACTTCCTGCTGTTCCGAATTGTCCATCGATCTTTTGGCCCCTCGCTTCGGCTTCTCTGCGTTTACATTGTGCTGAAATTGCCGCCAACAAGCGCACCACCAAAGATTTATTAGAGGCAATCGAGCTTGTCAAAAGCCTACCGCCCGATCACCCCCTCTACAACGAAGCCAAGCGCTTCATCGAACTGTGGGCACAAGAAATTTTGAATCTAGGCGAAGAAGCATTTCAAGCCGGAAGACTCGACGAAGCGATTAGTACCGCGAAAAAAGTTCCGAGAATTGGCAGTGCTTACCAGCAAGTTGAAGACAAAATCACGCGCTGGGAGCAAATCTGGACTTCAGCCGAAACGCTTTACCGCAAAGCAGAAGACGCGCTGCGGAAACAGAGAGTGCAGATTGCATTGACCGAGGCAGGACGATTGTTGTCGATCGATAACATCTTCTGGCAAACTACCAAATACCAAGAACTCAGCAATAAAATCACAGCCACCCGCGAAGACATTACCAAAATTGGCAAAGCGAAGAATCTAGTCGAATCCGGCGGAGTCAAGAATTTCCTAGAGGCGATTAAACTCTTAACCAGTATCGGCAACCAGAGTTATGTTTATCAAGTTGCTCAAGAAGCGATCGGGGAGACCAGTCAGAAGATGCTGGATTTTGCAGAAGCGGCACTCGATCGCAAAGACTTAACCACTGCACTCGATGTGATCAGGCAAATCCCGACGAGCGCAAATTTGCAGAAAGAAGTCGAGGATTTTGAAACGTTAGCCAGTGCGGTCAGCAGAATTTGGAACGGTGCGCCGGAAGATTACGATGCGGCGATCGCTCAAGCTCAGAAAGTTGGTTCTGATCGTCCTTTATTCAGCAGAGCGCAGAGGTTGATTGCTCGCTGGCAGGCTGAAAAGGTGGATATCGCCCAACTGAATCGCGCTCGTCAATTGGCACAATCCACCCGACCTGAAGATCTCCAAGCCGCGATCGCAACTGCTGCTCAAATTCCCAGTTCTAATCCCAAAGCCAAAGAAGCACGGCAACTCATTGACCAAATCACCACCGAATTTCAGAGCAGTGAAGACCGTCCCTTAATCGATCAAGCCGAACAAATTGCCAACCGTGGCGATGCTAGTTCTTTGCAACAAGCGATCGATCTGCTGAGCCGGATTTCGTCGCGTCGCGCTCTGGGGCAAGAGGCTGCAACCAAACGGCAACAATACGCCCGCCAGCTTCAATCGATTCGCGACCAAGAACGGGCAGCAACTCAACCTGATCCGCTGGTGCAAGATCGAATTGAAGGCAATGCCCTAGCTGAGCAAACGCTACAAGAAGCTCGAACGATCGCAAATGGCGGAACCGTCGATACAATCGCAGATGCGATTCGCAAAGCAGATAGTGTGGCGCTGTCTAGCCCAATGCGTGAAGAGGCGCGATCGCTAATCGATCAATGGAGTCAGCAGCTTTTACAAACGGCAATGTCGCAAGCCAGCGCTGATCCAGCAGGCGCGATCGCGATCGCCCAAAAAATCCCGCTTGGAACTAGCGCCCATGAGCAAGCACAATCGCTGATTCCCCTATGGCAACAAAATCTAAGACGTTAA
- a CDS encoding NAD(P)-binding domain-containing protein — MKIGVIGAGGIGGTIGTLWAKAGHEVFFSSRNPEQLSNLITGENTQAGTVAEAAAFADVILLACYYTTINEAISAAGSLDGKILIDATNPYERENGKLHRVPDVSSGLELAAKLPNTKVVKAYNTLPTATFANEAHRSEPYTVFYCGDDAEAKAILAQLIIESGFIGMDTGNLTQAIHQEPGGVLYNRPMLANEAQQLVTSLI, encoded by the coding sequence ATGAAGATTGGCGTGATTGGGGCGGGGGGAATTGGCGGCACGATCGGCACTCTCTGGGCAAAAGCGGGACACGAAGTTTTCTTCAGTTCTCGCAATCCAGAACAGCTATCGAATTTGATTACCGGAGAGAACACGCAAGCGGGAACCGTGGCAGAAGCGGCGGCGTTTGCGGATGTGATTCTGCTGGCGTGTTATTACACGACGATCAATGAAGCGATCTCCGCGGCTGGATCACTCGATGGCAAGATTTTGATCGATGCCACCAATCCTTATGAGCGCGAGAACGGCAAACTTCATCGAGTGCCGGATGTAAGTTCGGGTCTAGAACTCGCGGCAAAACTGCCAAATACAAAAGTTGTGAAAGCCTACAACACGCTACCGACTGCAACGTTTGCGAACGAAGCGCATCGGTCTGAACCTTATACGGTGTTTTACTGTGGGGATGATGCAGAGGCGAAAGCGATCCTGGCTCAACTGATTATCGAGAGCGGCTTTATCGGCATGGACACGGGCAATCTCACTCAGGCAATTCATCAAGAGCCGGGAGGCGTGTTGTACAACCGTCCGATGCTCGCGAATGAAGCACAGCAGTTAGTCACGTCTCTGATCTAA
- a CDS encoding insulinase family protein — MTSTLIRSPKLNAPTIHRLANGLTIIAEQIPVDAVNLNVWLDVGSAVESDSINGMAHFLEHMVFKGTDRLRSGEFEQQIEQRGAVTNAATSQDYTHYYITTAPQDFAMLAPLQMDVVLNAQIPEDGFERERFVVLEEIRRSQDNPRRRTYQYMSEMAFTSLPYRRQVLGPASVIETLSAQQMRDFHAEWYHPRSMTAVAVGNLPVDQLIRIVEESVSKPKRSDVQRSSQFTVEQPFTEIIRQEHLDPSLTQARLMMLWRVPGLVDLKQTYALDGLASILGHGRTARLVKDLRETRGLVSSVSASNMTYRHQGIFCISAQLPVENIDAVEAAIASHLEALQTEWVEQSELDRVRTQVANHFTFGNETPSDRSGLYGYYQTLVGDLEPAFNYPAYIQSLSAADLQTAAQTYLPTQAYGCVVVKPGK; from the coding sequence ATGACTTCAACCCTCATCCGATCGCCCAAACTCAACGCCCCGACCATTCATCGCCTCGCCAACGGCTTAACGATTATTGCTGAGCAGATTCCCGTTGATGCGGTGAATCTGAATGTTTGGTTAGATGTCGGATCAGCCGTCGAGTCGGATTCGATCAATGGCATGGCTCACTTTCTGGAACATATGGTGTTTAAGGGCACCGATCGGCTGCGGAGCGGCGAATTCGAGCAGCAGATCGAGCAGCGTGGAGCGGTGACTAATGCTGCAACCAGCCAAGATTACACGCACTACTACATCACAACTGCGCCCCAAGATTTTGCCATGCTCGCACCACTGCAAATGGACGTAGTGCTCAATGCCCAAATTCCAGAAGATGGCTTTGAGCGGGAACGGTTTGTCGTGCTAGAAGAAATCCGACGATCGCAAGATAATCCGCGCCGTCGCACCTATCAATACATGTCCGAGATGGCGTTTACATCGCTGCCGTACCGACGACAGGTTTTAGGTCCTGCTTCAGTGATTGAAACGCTCAGCGCTCAACAAATGCGCGATTTTCACGCCGAATGGTATCACCCACGATCGATGACTGCCGTTGCAGTCGGAAACTTACCTGTGGATCAATTGATTCGCATTGTCGAAGAAAGCGTGTCTAAACCAAAGCGCAGCGATGTGCAGCGAAGCTCACAATTCACTGTAGAACAGCCCTTTACCGAAATCATTCGCCAAGAGCATCTTGATCCCAGCTTGACGCAGGCGAGATTGATGATGCTATGGCGCGTTCCGGGACTCGTCGATCTGAAGCAGACTTATGCGCTTGATGGCTTAGCAAGCATTCTCGGACATGGACGCACAGCCCGATTGGTCAAAGATTTGCGAGAAACACGCGGTTTGGTATCAAGTGTGTCTGCTAGTAATATGACCTACCGCCATCAAGGAATTTTCTGCATCTCGGCTCAACTACCTGTTGAGAATATTGATGCAGTCGAAGCCGCGATCGCGTCACACCTTGAAGCGCTGCAAACCGAATGGGTAGAACAATCGGAACTCGATCGCGTCCGGACTCAGGTGGCAAATCATTTCACGTTTGGGAATGAAACACCGAGCGATCGTTCCGGTCTGTACGGTTACTATCAAACTTTAGTCGGCGATTTAGAGCCAGCGTTCAACTATCCGGCTTACATTCAATCGCTCTCTGCTGCAGATCTGCAAACCGCAGCACAAACCTATTTGCCCACTCAGGCTTACGGTTGTGTGGTGGTGAAGCCAGGAAAATAA
- a CDS encoding universal stress protein, with translation MLNTVLVALDVTANPPIAKSELSDQVLKTLQELHLEARSKVVLAHVVPSNQSEVEVVVDRPATAVEHFPYSQIEQQLHAYQRRLDCESAVEIVIGDPAEEIVRLAKIHNADLIVLGSRGLTGMKRILLGSVSSQIVEDAPCSVLVVKPK, from the coding sequence ATGCTGAATACTGTTCTCGTTGCGTTGGATGTAACAGCAAATCCTCCAATTGCAAAATCAGAACTCTCCGACCAAGTGCTAAAAACGCTGCAAGAACTCCATCTCGAAGCTCGATCGAAAGTCGTTTTGGCGCACGTCGTTCCGTCGAACCAATCCGAAGTAGAAGTGGTCGTCGATCGACCCGCAACCGCTGTCGAACATTTTCCCTACAGCCAAATTGAGCAGCAGCTACACGCCTATCAACGGCGCTTAGACTGCGAGAGCGCTGTCGAAATCGTCATCGGAGATCCAGCCGAAGAGATTGTCCGCCTTGCGAAGATCCACAATGCAGATTTAATCGTGTTGGGGAGCCGAGGCTTAACCGGAATGAAGCGGATTCTCCTTGGCTCGGTTAGCAGTCAGATTGTTGAAGATGCCCCCTGCTCGGTTTTGGTGGTGAAGCCAAAATAG
- a CDS encoding fructosamine kinase family protein → MWTQIDAQISQALGQAFESRDRRSVSGGCINQGYQVSNGELTFFVKLNQANQLAMFEAEALGLQQIAEAQAIRVPKPICVGGTGGSAYIVLEWLALGRGSAQSWAELGRNLARMHQYHKSTAFGWERDNTIGSTPQINSWTSDWMEFFTQYRIGYQLKLAAQNGGRFRNGSRLLEQIPKLLANHHPQPSIVHGDLWSGNAAVMQSGEPVIFDPATYWGDREVDLAMTELFGGFPAEFYRGYEEIYPIDAGYKRRKTLYNLYHILNHFNLFGGGYASQAERMIDQLVL, encoded by the coding sequence ATGTGGACGCAAATTGATGCTCAGATTAGCCAAGCACTGGGGCAAGCGTTTGAAAGCCGAGATCGACGATCGGTGAGCGGTGGCTGCATCAATCAGGGCTATCAGGTGAGTAATGGTGAGCTTACGTTCTTTGTCAAGCTGAATCAAGCCAATCAGCTTGCAATGTTTGAGGCAGAAGCGCTCGGATTGCAGCAGATAGCAGAAGCACAAGCCATCCGAGTGCCAAAACCAATCTGTGTGGGTGGCACGGGAGGTTCAGCTTATATCGTTTTAGAATGGCTTGCCCTCGGTCGTGGGAGCGCTCAATCTTGGGCAGAATTGGGACGAAACTTGGCGCGAATGCACCAGTATCACAAATCGACGGCATTCGGCTGGGAGCGCGATAATACGATCGGTTCAACCCCCCAGATTAATTCTTGGACATCAGATTGGATGGAATTTTTTACCCAATACCGAATTGGGTATCAGTTGAAATTAGCAGCGCAAAACGGCGGACGGTTTCGCAATGGATCGCGTCTCCTAGAGCAAATTCCAAAACTACTGGCAAATCACCATCCACAACCGTCGATCGTGCATGGTGATTTGTGGTCAGGAAATGCCGCCGTAATGCAATCTGGGGAGCCTGTAATTTTTGATCCCGCAACGTATTGGGGCGATCGAGAGGTTGATCTGGCAATGACTGAGTTGTTTGGCGGCTTCCCGGCTGAGTTTTATCGGGGCTACGAAGAGATTTACCCAATTGATGCAGGGTACAAGCGGCGAAAAACGCTCTACAACCTGTATCACATCTTGAATCACTTTAATCTGTTTGGGGGTGGCTACGCCTCTCAAGCCGAGCGAATGATCGATCAGCTCGTTCTTTGA
- the fabG gene encoding 3-oxoacyl-[acyl-carrier-protein] reductase, whose product MEAQLQGKVAIVTGASRGIGRSTALALASEGASVVVNYASSSGAAEEVVAQITEHGGSAIAVKADVSKADQVDALIEATMEKYGRIDVLVNNAGITRDTLLLRMKPEEWQAVIDLNLTGVFLCTRAVSKIMLKQRSGRIVNITSVAGQMGNPGQANYSAAKAGVIGFTKTVAKELASRGITVNAVAPGFIETDMTHDLKADEILKFIPLSRYGKPEEVAGMICFLAASPAAGYITGQVMNVDGGMVMA is encoded by the coding sequence ATGGAAGCGCAACTGCAAGGAAAAGTCGCGATCGTCACGGGGGCATCACGTGGAATTGGACGATCGACCGCGTTAGCACTCGCAAGCGAAGGAGCATCAGTGGTCGTGAATTACGCCAGTTCTAGCGGTGCGGCGGAAGAAGTGGTGGCGCAAATTACCGAGCATGGCGGAAGTGCGATCGCGGTGAAAGCCGATGTGTCGAAAGCCGATCAAGTCGATGCGCTGATTGAAGCCACGATGGAGAAATACGGCAGAATCGATGTGTTGGTGAACAATGCAGGAATTACTCGCGATACGTTGTTGCTGAGAATGAAGCCTGAAGAATGGCAAGCGGTGATTGATTTGAATCTTACCGGGGTCTTCCTCTGCACCAGAGCCGTGAGCAAAATCATGCTGAAACAACGCAGTGGACGGATTGTAAATATCACCTCAGTTGCCGGACAAATGGGCAATCCAGGGCAAGCAAATTACAGTGCCGCGAAAGCGGGCGTGATCGGATTTACCAAAACAGTTGCGAAGGAACTCGCGAGCCGAGGAATTACAGTGAATGCGGTTGCACCCGGATTCATCGAGACCGATATGACGCATGACTTAAAGGCAGATGAAATTCTCAAATTTATCCCGCTCAGCCGTTATGGTAAGCCGGAAGAAGTCGCCGGAATGATTTGCTTCCTTGCAGCCTCTCCTGCGGCTGGCTATATTACGGGACAGGTGATGAATGTCGATGGCGGCATGGTCATGGCGTAA
- a CDS encoding PDZ domain-containing protein produces MNRPTRRVSLLQVALCSGVIAATAAGTVFNADRSVKAALQDSPKSVLDEAWQIVNREYVDGSFNKNDWNAVRQTLLSRNYSSRQQAYTALRDALKKLDDPYTRFMDPKQFEALSSQTSGELSGVGIRLEQNEKTKVLTVVEPLENSPAIRAGIKTGDRILAINGKTTKGMTVEDASNLIRGEVGTKVTLQIQRDGASAFNMPLTRARIELQAVRASVKQEGKNKVGYIRLGEFSSHAAEQMERAIKNLSAQKVDAFVLDLRGNPGGLLQASIDISRMWLDKGAIVKTVNRQGVGDTAYANGRQLSKLPLVVLVDGRSASSSEILTGALKDNKRATIVGSQTFGKALVQSVHSLSDGSGVAVTIAHYYTPKGTDISQKGVTPDIKVDLSDAQQKFLATNPKLIGTTQDPQYARALNLLERTAFAKPGGQQTSQQPAPAGRE; encoded by the coding sequence ATGAACCGACCCACCCGACGTGTTTCGCTGCTTCAAGTTGCCCTCTGTAGTGGTGTCATTGCGGCTACCGCTGCTGGAACCGTGTTTAACGCCGATCGCTCCGTCAAAGCGGCTCTTCAAGACAGTCCTAAATCCGTGCTTGATGAAGCGTGGCAAATTGTCAATCGCGAATACGTAGATGGCAGTTTCAATAAAAACGATTGGAATGCTGTCCGTCAAACGCTCCTGAGCCGGAACTATAGTTCTCGTCAGCAGGCATACACAGCACTCCGAGATGCTCTGAAAAAACTCGACGATCCCTATACGCGATTTATGGATCCTAAACAGTTTGAGGCGTTGAGCAGTCAAACTTCTGGAGAGCTTTCTGGGGTCGGGATTCGCCTTGAGCAAAACGAAAAAACGAAAGTTCTAACGGTGGTTGAGCCACTGGAAAATTCTCCGGCAATTCGAGCGGGGATCAAGACGGGCGATCGTATTCTGGCAATTAACGGCAAAACTACGAAAGGCATGACGGTTGAAGATGCCTCGAATCTGATTCGGGGAGAAGTCGGAACCAAGGTAACGCTGCAAATTCAGCGCGATGGTGCATCAGCATTTAATATGCCGCTGACCCGCGCTCGGATCGAATTGCAAGCAGTCCGCGCCAGCGTGAAGCAGGAAGGCAAGAACAAAGTCGGCTATATCCGTCTAGGAGAGTTCAGCAGCCACGCAGCGGAGCAGATGGAACGGGCGATTAAGAACTTGAGTGCTCAAAAAGTCGATGCGTTTGTGCTGGATTTGCGCGGCAATCCGGGGGGTCTGCTGCAAGCGAGCATCGATATTAGCCGGATGTGGCTAGACAAGGGCGCAATCGTCAAAACCGTGAATCGGCAAGGTGTGGGTGATACCGCTTATGCCAACGGTAGACAATTATCTAAGCTACCTTTGGTAGTGTTAGTGGATGGTCGCTCGGCAAGTTCGAGTGAGATTCTCACCGGAGCGCTGAAAGATAACAAGCGCGCGACGATTGTTGGCAGTCAGACCTTCGGTAAGGCACTGGTGCAGTCGGTACATTCGCTGTCTGATGGATCAGGCGTTGCCGTGACGATCGCGCACTACTACACGCCGAAGGGAACTGATATCAGTCAGAAAGGAGTCACCCCAGATATCAAGGTAGATCTGTCGGATGCCCAGCAGAAGTTCTTGGCGACCAATCCGAAGTTGATTGGAACAACCCAAGATCCGCAGTATGCAAGAGCGTTGAACCTTCTAGAGCGGACGGCATTCGCGAAACCGGGAGGACAGCAAACCTCACAGCAACCCGCTCCAGCAGGTCGGGAATAG
- a CDS encoding Uma2 family endonuclease, translating into MVKLQLRQLVVQPGQRVQLQEVNWQEFEAILDELGDKRACRIAYSDGVLEIRMPLPEHEVDKELIGDMVKILLEELDVDNECFGSTTFKRQDLAKGIEPDQCFYIENHAVMVGKRRLNFTVDPPPDLAIEVDVTSKTGLEAYQALGVAELWRFEDGQLRISVLQNGKYQDAKSSPHFPGFAIAENLTHFLEQSQTEGRRQTLKAFRQWVRSQLG; encoded by the coding sequence ATGGTCAAACTTCAGCTTCGTCAACTGGTCGTTCAGCCAGGTCAACGGGTTCAACTTCAAGAAGTCAACTGGCAAGAATTTGAAGCGATCCTCGACGAGCTTGGGGATAAACGTGCCTGTCGAATTGCTTACAGTGATGGAGTGCTAGAAATTCGGATGCCTTTACCAGAACACGAAGTTGATAAGGAACTCATCGGTGATATGGTCAAGATTCTGCTCGAAGAACTTGACGTAGATAACGAGTGTTTTGGATCAACTACCTTTAAGCGGCAAGATCTGGCAAAAGGCATTGAGCCTGATCAGTGTTTCTACATTGAAAATCATGCAGTGATGGTTGGTAAGCGCAGATTGAATTTCACCGTTGATCCTCCTCCAGACTTAGCAATTGAAGTCGATGTTACATCTAAAACTGGATTGGAGGCTTATCAAGCATTAGGAGTAGCAGAACTTTGGCGATTTGAGGACGGTCAACTCCGAATTAGCGTGTTGCAAAACGGGAAATATCAGGACGCAAAGAGTAGTCCTCACTTCCCCGGTTTCGCGATCGCTGAAAACCTCACCCACTTTCTAGAACAGAGCCAAACTGAAGGACGCAGGCAAACTCTAAAAGCCTTTCGGCAATGGGTACGATCGCAGTTAGGATAA
- the crtD gene encoding C-3',4' desaturase CrtD, whose product MQSNSSRKVVVVGAGIGGLTAAALLAHRGYEVLALDQALVPGGCASTFKRQGFTFDVGATQVAGLEPGGIHHRIFTELAIELPVATDCDPACAVFLPGETEPIRVWRDPEQWKTERNRQFPGSEPFWQLLKDLFRYSWAFQSRDPVLPPRNIWDLWQLTKAVRPDTLLTLPHAFSTVGDALRTFGLTHDRRLHTFLDLQLKLYSQVDADETALLYAATALSVSQAPQGLFHLQGSMQVLSDRLVEALNRDRGRLLMRHTVEQIHTESGRTTGVTIRNQKTGETWIEPADHVVANVTVQNLVELLGEAAPEGYRRRVDKLPPASGAFVIYLGVDRAAIPADCPPHLQFLYDYDGAIGENNSLFVSVSHEGDGRAPSGKATIVASSFTDTGAWKNSGDYEGMKQRYAAEAIGKLGRYFTLTPETIVYQEAATPQTFERFTARSEGMVGGIGQRIPTFGPFGFANRTPVQNLWLVGDSTHPGEGTAGVSYSALTVVRQIEALTS is encoded by the coding sequence ATGCAGAGCAACTCTTCCCGAAAAGTCGTCGTCGTGGGTGCGGGAATTGGTGGATTAACGGCAGCAGCGCTGCTTGCTCATCGCGGATATGAGGTTCTCGCCTTAGATCAGGCACTTGTCCCCGGTGGATGCGCTTCAACATTCAAACGACAAGGCTTTACCTTTGATGTCGGCGCGACTCAGGTTGCAGGCTTAGAACCGGGTGGAATTCATCATCGGATTTTTACAGAACTCGCGATCGAGCTTCCTGTCGCAACGGATTGTGATCCCGCCTGCGCGGTCTTTCTTCCGGGTGAAACTGAGCCGATTCGAGTGTGGCGCGATCCAGAGCAATGGAAAACCGAGCGCAATCGCCAGTTTCCCGGAAGTGAACCGTTCTGGCAATTGTTGAAGGACTTATTTCGCTATAGTTGGGCGTTTCAGTCGCGTGATCCGGTGCTGCCGCCGCGAAATATTTGGGACTTGTGGCAATTGACGAAGGCAGTTCGCCCCGATACGCTGCTGACGTTGCCCCATGCGTTTTCAACCGTAGGGGATGCGTTGCGAACGTTTGGATTGACCCACGATCGCCGACTGCACACTTTTCTCGACTTGCAACTGAAACTATATTCGCAAGTCGATGCGGATGAAACAGCGCTCCTGTATGCGGCGACTGCATTAAGCGTGTCTCAAGCACCACAGGGATTATTTCACCTTCAGGGCAGTATGCAGGTTTTGAGCGATCGTCTGGTTGAGGCGCTCAACCGCGATCGCGGCAGACTTTTGATGCGTCACACGGTTGAGCAAATTCACACCGAATCCGGGCGCACGACCGGGGTTACAATCCGCAATCAAAAAACCGGTGAAACTTGGATTGAACCCGCTGATCATGTGGTTGCCAATGTCACCGTGCAGAATTTAGTTGAACTGTTAGGGGAGGCTGCACCTGAAGGATATCGTCGTCGCGTTGATAAATTGCCGCCTGCTTCTGGTGCGTTTGTGATTTATTTAGGAGTTGATCGCGCTGCCATTCCCGCAGATTGTCCGCCACATTTGCAGTTTCTCTACGATTATGACGGCGCGATCGGTGAAAACAATTCCCTGTTTGTGTCGGTCAGCCACGAAGGAGACGGACGTGCGCCCAGCGGAAAAGCCACGATCGTCGCCTCATCGTTTACCGATACGGGAGCTTGGAAAAATAGCGGTGATTACGAAGGCATGAAGCAGCGATATGCGGCAGAAGCGATCGGGAAGCTGGGACGCTATTTCACGCTGACTCCGGAGACGATTGTGTATCAAGAAGCAGCAACTCCTCAAACCTTTGAGCGATTTACAGCCCGTAGCGAAGGAATGGTCGGTGGTATTGGTCAGCGTATTCCCACATTTGGCCCGTTTGGATTTGCCAATCGAACTCCGGTTCAGAATCTTTGGCTTGTCGGCGATTCAACCCATCCCGGAGAAGGCACCGCAGGCGTGAGTTATTCTGCATTAACCGTGGTGCGTCAGATCGAAGCGTTAACGTCTTAG